GGTGTCTGCCTTCGAAGGGGCCTATTTCAGCAGCCTGCTGCAACAGGCCTCCGCGACCGCGAACCAGGCCGGCAAGCAACTGATGATTATGGATGGCGGTCACAGCCAGGCATCTGAGCTGCAGGCCATTACCAGCCTGGTAGAGCGTCAGGTCGATGCGGTCATTCTCTACACCCGGCAAATGCCGATGGATCAATTAAAGCAGCTCATCACCACCCTGTCGGTGCCTTTGGTGGTGATGAACCAAATGGTCGAAGGCTTTGAGGCCCAATGCGTCTGTTTCGGGCAATACGAGGCCGCCAGTGAAGCAGCCGAGTTGTTGATTGCTCAGGGGCACCGGCACATCGCCTGCATCAGCGGGCCGCCGGATTCCTCGAACTCCCGGCTGCGGCTGCAGGGATTTCAGGACACCCTCGCCCGCCACCAGCTCAGTCCAGTAGCCGTCGAACACGGCAATTACTTCACTGCCAGTGGTTATCAGGCCTGCCAGCGTTTACTGGCCAGCGGCTGTGAATTCAGCGCGCTGTTTGCCGCCAATGACAACATGGCCATGGGGGCGATCCGCGCACTGCATGAAGCCGGTTTCCGAGTACCTGAGCAGATTTCCGTGCTGGGGTTTGATAACGATCCGGCCGGTGCCTATCTCATCCCTAGCCTGACGACCATCATGCTGCCGATCGAAGCCATGGCGCAGGCTGCCGTCGAGCAGGCATTGCGCTTGGTTCAGGGCGAACCGATCAGCCCTGTCCGCTTATTTTCGGGTAAGCTGATCCTTCGCGAATCGGTTGATCAACTTCAAAAGCCATTGTGATCAGCGATCTGCATCCAAAAGAACATTTATCAATACACACCCCGAAAGCATAAGTTACATATTCTGTTTTTGGATTTCAGACAGAATAATAACCTTGCACTTCCGGTCAAATGCTCAAGATCAAGCAGGACCTAAAATCAGATCAACCCTAAAAACCAGTGGTTCTGAACCGGAAAACCCCAACATTTCCGGACTGCTCGCCTCGATAAAATTCGGGTTTCTCTCGGTCCGCAGAAGGGAGTCAGGCTTCATCAGCGGCTGCCGTTCTGGTGATCATCACCAACTCCTGCTCTTCCTTGAGCTCAAAACTGACCGTGATACGGGCATAATCCGCCAACGAACGCACATGCGTGCCGCCGCAAGGGATAGTGATCAGGCTCCCCGGGATCAGCTCACATTGCCAGTAGCGCGAATCCGTCAGAGCCGGACCTTCGCAACGCATCGTGACCGCCGCGCCGCCTTGCCGCCAGGTTTCCAGCAACACATTGACCCGCTCAGCGACGGCATCCAGTTGCTGGATCAGATCGGCGCTATTGAGACCGCGCTTACGCAGGGTCTTGCCGAGGCGGTAGGTATCGGTACTGCAATCTTCAGTGACCCGGCTTTGCGTCTGCGCATAGCCGTGAAAGTCATAATGGCCGAGCTCGTCTTTGCGCGAGGCATCTTTACGCCAGAAGTCTTGGTGGAGCACCTGATTCAGGGCCAGAGATGACAAATGGCCGGCGCTGTGACCCCGGCTCAGGGCCTGCTGGTAGGTCACATCCACCTGCAGCAACGCCGACTCACCCGGCTGGGCTGTTACGGTTTCAGCGATCTGGTGCACCACCACAAACACCCAACCCGGCTCATTGCGCTTGACCGGGATCGCCTGATCGACAAACAGCTGACCGGAGGCCAGCTCAACGGCGCCGGTATAACAGCCGATCACCGGATAAGCCACCCCGGCGATGTCACACGTGCCCCGATCTGCCGGATGATCCGGCCAGATATGGCTTACCGGATGAAACGGGGTCTGATCAGTGACCAGCCAGGTACCGCCAGAAGTGGCGGCAACACAAACTTGCAGGATCGCCGGAGCCTGTGTTTGATGATCGGCAAACAGGACGTGGGTTGCGGTCACGGGAAACATGCATTCTCCTCTAAATAGTCTCGAATTTTGGGTATAAAAAACCCAGCCGAAGCTGGGTTTTCATACCGGGATACAATTATTTGTCTCGGTTCTTCAGGGCCGTGGTCAAACGCTTGCGTTGACGTTCCTGAGAAATGGTCAGTTTTTGCTTCTTGCCTTCGAACGGGTTCTCGCTGCTCTGGAACTGAATCCGGATTGGTGTCCCCATCATTTCCAGCGACTTACGGTAATAGTTCATCAGATACCGCTTGTACGAGCCCGGCAGCTCATGCACCAGGTTACCGTGGACCACGATGATCGGCGGGTTATAGCCCCCGGCGTGAGCGTACTTCAGTTTCACCCGGCGACCACGCACCATCGGCGGCTGGTGATCGTCCTGCGCCATCTGCATGATACGCGTCAGCATGGATGTGCTGATCCGCTTGGTTGCAGACTGGTAAGCTTCCTTCACCGACTCATACAGGTGGCCGACACCAGTGCCGTGCAGCGCCGAAATAAAGTGGATCCGGGCAAAATCAACAAAGCCCAGACGGCGGTCAAGTTCTGATTTCACCCGCTCTTTGACTTCGTTATCCAGACCGTCCCACTTGTTGACCGCAATCACCAGTGAACGACCGGCATTCAGCGCAAAGCCCAGCAGGCTCAGGTCCTGATCCGAGATATTCTCCCGTGCATCAATCACCATCAGCACCACGTTGGCATCTTCAATCGCTTTCAGGGTCTGGATCACCGAGAACTTCTCAACCGCCTGGTGCATATTCTTACGGCGGCGGATCCCGGCGGTATCGATCAGGACATACTCCTGCCCTTCACGCTCCATCGGAATGTAAATCGAGTCACGGGTGGTTCCCGGCATATCGTATACGACCACGCGCTCTTCACCCAGGATGCGGTTGGTCAGGGTCGATTTACCGACATTCGGACGGCCGATAATCGCCATCTTGATCGGTTGCTCCTGCAGACGCTTGTAAGCCGCTTCCGCATCCGCTTCCGACAGGTTGGCTTTCTCGATATCTTCAACCGAAGTCAGATCTTCGATTGCAATTTCATCCCCGTCACCGGCCTGTGCCTTCAGCGTTTCGGCAAACGGCGCCAGTGCGCGCTCCATTAGCGCCGTCACGCCACGGTTCTGGGCTGCGGCGATCTGGTACATGGCATCCATCCCCAGTTGCCAGAACTCGGCACTGGCACTGTCGGCATCAATCCCGTCGATCTTGTTCACCACCAGGAACGTCGGCTTGTCACGGCTGCGCAGGTGCTTGGCAATCGCTTCATCCGCGGCCGTCAGACCGGCGCGACCATCGACCAGAAACAGCACCACGTCTGCTTCTTCAATCGCAGCCAGCGATTGCTCTGCCATTTTAGTTTCCACACCATCTTCGGTGCCGTCGATACCGCCGGTATCGATCACAATAAATTCGTGCTCTTCGAGCTCAGCTTTACCGTACTTACGATCCCTTGTTAGGCCAGGAAAATCTGCAACCAGCGCATCCCTAGTCCGGGTAAGACGGTTAAATAGCGTCGATTTACCCACATTCGGGCGCCCGACAAGGGCAACAACAGGAATCATAACTACCTCTTACTTTTCATAGTCTTAATGACATATTCTTCCATTCATTCTTGCCTCCAGCGGCCTTTTGGCCCCCTTCATCCGACAATAATATAGGGAATGGATATAACGATAACGGCTCCTGACTGTAGACCACAGCAGGAGCCGGCATTTATTCTGGCGCGTATTATAGCGGCAATTTAAGGCATTTGCATTTTGTTCATTCGGCCGTCACGGGTGATCACCAGATAGCCATCTTCCAGAACAACCGGCGGGACGGCAATACCACTGCCATCGGTCTGCTGCTGGGCAACAAACTCACCGCTCATCGGATCCAGCCAGTGCAGATAGCCTTCACTGTCGCCCAACACCACATAGCCGTTGATCAACGCCGGCGCACTGAGCAGTCGGTATTCCAGATCCGGATTCTGCCACAGTTCCGTGCCGCTGCGGATATCCACCGCCACCACATGATCCTGCTCGGTCACCAGATACAGCTGGCTGCCGTCAATCACAAAATCTTTGGCCGAAGAATAGCTGCGTTTCCAGGCGGCCTGCCCGGTCCGCAGTTCAATCGACACCAGGTTGCCGTTATAGCCCACGGCGTACAGACGATCGCCGGCAATCACCGGCGAAGCATCAACATCCACCAGGCGATCGATCTCGGTTCCGCCTTTCGGCGAGCCGATCGGCTGTTGCCACAGCATCTGACCGGTGTTCATCAGCGCACCTGCCAGACGGCCATTGGCCTGCCCCCAGAAAATCCCGCCGGAGATCGAGACCGGGGCGCTATCACCACGCAGGGTCAGGTTCGGGACTTCGCTACTCAGTTGCCAGGCCGGTTTGCCGGTATCCGCATCCAGGGCCTGCAACACGCCGCGCCCCGTATTGACGACCACCAACCCTTCATCGACCAGCGGTTTCGCCAGCACTTCACCTTCAACTGGTGTGCGCCAGGCGATCTCGCCCGTCTCTTCATCCAGGGCAATGACTTCCCCGTTTTCAGAGCCGATAAACAGCTTGCCGTAAGAGAGGGAAATCCCGCCAGCCAGTTTGGCGGTCACATCCGCTTCCAGATCCTGCTCCCAGAGCACACTGCCGTCTGCCGGGTCCAGCGCTTTCACGACACCGTCGCGGTCTGCAGCGAACACCTTGCCGTAACCCACGGCAGGTTTCAGGACGGAGAAATAGTGTCCCACCCCTTCTCCGACAGACTGTGACCAGAGTGACTGCGGTGTGAAAGCACTCTCAACCTTCGGCAACGGGGCCATCTGAATAGTATCTTCCTCACCGGCACAACCCGCCAGTAATGCGGTCGCCAGGACAACTGAGACGGCTTGCTTCCATACCTTCTGCATACGTCTCAACCTTTACTGTGCCAGATCGTCAAGTTTGATCTGCAGTGCCGGTGATGCGCCCAGCTGCTGTGACTGAACGTAAGCTTCGCGAGCAGCGGTAGTATCCCCTTTCTCCAGCAGGATATCGCCACGTAGCTCAGCCACTTTCGCCAGCCAGCCTTGCGCCGTCACTTTATCCAGCTCGGCCAGCGCCGCATCATGTTGCCCCATTTGGGCGTGCACGCGGGCCAGACGCGTCTGGGCAATCGGCAGAATGGCTTCATCCTGAGTATGGGCAATCACCCAGCTCAGTTGCTCGGCCGCTGCATCCAGTTTCTCCAGGTCAACCAGAGATTTGGCCAGCTGAAGGGCCGCCAGCACGGAATATTGGCTGCCTTCATGTTCAGTGATAAACGCCTGAACCAGGGCAACGCTGGTTTCAGGGTTGCTTTCCAGGCTGGTGATTGCCTGCGTGTAGGCTTCCGAAGCCTGCTCTTTCGCGGCCTGAATTTCACCTTGATAGTAGCGCCAGCCCCACAGGCCACCCAGACCAATAACGGCACCGAGGATCACGGCTTTACCGTTCTCTTTCCACCATGCTTTGATCTGTTCGACCTGCTGTTCTTCTGTGATGTTGACGTCCACTTCCTGTCCTCTCTTAAATCAATTCTGCCAGCTTCGCTGCCACTTCGTCCTGTGACATGGTGATTTGCTCGCCACCCCGCAGATCTTTCACCACCACGCTGTGAGCGGCAATTTCATTCTCGCCCAGTACCAGCGCCACTGCCGCACCGACATTGTCTGCACGCTTGAACTGCTTCTTGAAGTTCCCGCCGCCAAAGTGCGTCATCACGCGCAGGCCCGGAACCAGTTCACGCAGCGTCTCAGCCAGTTTCATACCGGCCATCATGGTGCCTTCACCCGCGGTGACCATGTACACATCCACCGGACGACGTACATCGGTCAGCTCCAGGGTCTCCATCATCAGTACCAGACGCTCCAGGCCCATGGCAAACCCGACGGCCGGAGTCGCTTTACCGCCCAGTTGCTCGACCAGACCATCGTAGCGGCCACCACCACAAACCGTGCCCTGGGAACCCAGGCTCTCGGTGATCCACTCAAATACGGTGCGGTTATAATAATCCAAACCACGCACAAGACGTTCATTTACTTGGTATTCGATACCCGCAGCGTCTAATAGTTCACACAATCCGGCAAAATGTTGCTTAGATTCTTCGTCCAGGTAATCAGACAGCTTCGGTGCATCGCGCAGAATTTCCTGAATCGCCATGTTCTTGGTATCCAGCACGCGCAGCGGGTTGGTGTGCATACGACGTTTACAGTCGTCATCCAGCACCTCGACATATTGCTCAAGGAAGGTCACCAGGGCCTGACGGTAGTTGGCACGCGCTTCCAGTGAACCAATCGAGTTCAGCTCCAGGCGAACATGTTTATCGATCCCCAGCTCACGCCACATGCGCGCCGTCATCATGATCAGCTCCGCATCGACATCCGGACCGTTCAGACCGAACACTTCCACCCCAAACTGGTGGAACTGGCGGTAGCGGCCTTTCTGCGGACGCTCATGGCGGAACATCGGGCCGGTGTACCACAGACGCTGCTCCTGGTTGTACAGCAGACCGTTCTGGATCCCTGAACGAACACAACCGGCTGTGCCTTCCGGACGCAGGGTCAGACTGTCACCATTGCGGTCGTCAAAGGTGTACATTTCCTTTTCAACTACATCCGTCACTTCACCGATGGCCCGACTAAACAAATGGGTCGACTCAACGATCGGCATCCGGACTTCGCTGTAGCCGTATGCGCTCACAACTTGTTTGATGGTAGTTTCCACTTTTTGCCAAAGCGGAGATTGCGATGGGAGGCAGTCGTTCATGCCTCGAATAGCTTGAATTTGTTTCGCCACGTTGATTCTCGTTAACCGATGGGGAATGGAGTTGAATATATAGGTTCTTGCGGAAATAAGAAACCACACCCCGGGTTCAGGGTGTGATTTCGGGTATTTCTCTATTTTTCCGTAATCTGGATGCGATTGTTCAGATCGAGCATCGCAGCCTTAGCACGGATTTTTGTTTCGAGCTGATCAATCACATTGTCGTTGTCGAACCGCTCTTTCTGACGAACGCCATCTTCATAGAAGGCACTCTTGCGGTTACCGCCGGCGATGCCCATATGCGACACTTCCGCTTCGCCCGGGCCGTTGACGACACAACCAATCACCGATACATCCATCGGGACCGTGATATCTTCCAGCCGTTCTTCCAGCTCGTTGACCGTCCCGATCACATCAAACTCCTGACGGGAGCAAGTCGGGCAGGCAATGAAATTGATCCCGCGCGAGCGAATGCGCAGCGATTTCAGAATATCAAACCCGACTTTGATCTCTTCGACCGGATCAGCGGCCAGGGATACACGCAACGTATCACCAATGCCTTCTGCCAGCAGCATGCCCAGGCCGACCGCAGACTTCACCGCTCCGGCGCGGGCACCACCGGCCTCGGTGATCCCGAGGTGCAGCGGTTGCTGAATCTGCTGTGCCAGCTTGCGGTAGGATTCCACCGCCAGGAACACATCCGACGCTTTCACACTCACCTTGAACTGGTCAAAGTTGAGACGGTCTAAAATTTCGACATGACGCAGCGCCGATTCAACCAGTGCATCCGGCGTCGGCTCACCGTATTTCTGCTGGAGATCTTTTTCCAGCGAGCCGCCGTTGACCCCAATCCGGATTGGGATGTTGGTGTCACGCGCGCAGTCAACCACGGCACGGATCCGATCTTCACGGCCGATGTTGCCCGGGTTGATCCGTAGGCAATCGACGCCGTATTCCGCCACTTTCAGCGCAATTCGGTAGTCAAAATGAATATCCGCCACCAGCGGGACATTGACCTGTTGCTTGATCAGCTTGAACGCTTCGGCCGCGTCCATGGTCGGCACGGAGACACGAACAATATCGGCCCCCACCGTTTCCAGCGCTTTGATCTGCGCAACCGTCGCGTCGACATCCGTTGTACGCGTATTGGTCATCGACTGAACAGCAATAGGGGCACCATCGCCAATCGGAACATTCCCGACATAGATCCGGGTAGACTGGCGACGTTTAATTGGAGACTCGTTATGCATTACATTCACTCTGTTTACTGCGGCAGCTTGAATCGCGCGACTTTTCCGGCCGGGTACTGACTCAGATCAACCGGCTCACCTTTATAGCTAATTTTAACAACACTTGGCGCACCTAGCACCAGCTTATAGGGTTCTGCGCCTTCTAAATTCAGCACATCGCCGGATTTCTTAATCCCGGTTTCCAGTCGCTTGCCATTGGCATCCCGGATATCGATCCAGCAATCACCACTGAAGGTGAGCTGCAGATCGGCAGTGATCGCTTCAATCACCCGTGCCGGCTCGGCTTCTTGCGCGGCGGTTACCGCCTGAGCATCAGCCAGGTCCCCGGCATCGCCGTCGGCGATCACCGGCATCGACGGCGCATCAAAACTGGTGACCGGCGCCGGCTCTTCAACCTGAGTGACGGCTTCAGAAGCCATCAGATCCGAGGCGCTTCCCGTCTCCGTCAACACCGGCTCTTCGTAGTCGATCCCGGCCATTTCAGCATCAAGGCTGCCCTCGCCATTGGCACCGGCCAGGCTCTCATCCAGCGGCTGGGTCTGCTGCTCAGCATATTCCAGGGCATCCGGTTCCATTTGCAGGCTCTGCCACCACCAAACCCCCGTCATGCCGATAAACACAATCGCCAGGGCCCAGGTCAGGCGCATAATGCGATTGTCATGGGCTTCGCGCTTTGTCCGGCGGGAAAAGCTCTGCATTTCATGGTTTTCAGGCTGGGCATGCCCTTCCTGATCCAGACGCGCTAAGACTTCTCGCTCATCCAGGCCAACAAATTTGGCATAAGAACGCACATAGCCACGTGTAAACGTGGCCAGTTGCGATTGTTCAAACTTATTGTCTTCAATGTCATTGATCACCGAGAGGCGCAGCCTCAACCGGCTGGCAATATCCTTCTGTGAATAACCAAGCTGCTCACGCGCCTGACGTAGCATATCCCCCGGGCGAATGACTTCCTCTGTTGAGATCTCTTCGTTCTGTTCAGTATTCATTGGCTAGATATTTTTGATATTGCTGTGAGTTTGGATACTTCTGCCCAAGCAGTTCAACATACTGCGCCGCCGTGTCCGGGCGACCCGCTTGAAGTTCAAGCTGGTACAGCAGCCACAAACTGTCTGCCTGGTAACCGTATCGCTGATTAAACTTTAACAGTCTGGCACGCGCTTCTTTCACATTCTGCGCATCCATCTCCAGCCGTGCCAGCTGCAAAATAGACTTCGGACGATATGGATCGTACGCCAGAGCTTTGTGAAAGTAATCCCTGGCCTGTTGCCCGGCGCCGTTTTTCAGGCTGCAAAACGCGGCATTTTCATAACTGGCCGAAGTCTGGTGATAATCGGGTTGTTTCAGCGCTTTTTCAAATGCCGCAATCGCCTCATCATAGCGTTGCTGGCTGCACAAAAACACACCGTAGTTATTCTGCATGTCACCGTTTTTCGGCGACTGACGCAATGCCCGCCGATACATCGCCTCTGCGGCCTCCGGCTCATCAACCTGCTGATAATAATAGGCCATGGCGCCCAAAGCCCGATCATAGTTCGGTGCAAAGTCGAGGGCTTTTTCAAGATTATCACGGGCACGCTGCCATTGCCCAGCTTTTAAATAATTCAGGCCAAGGGTGACCCTGGCCTCAGAAGCTTCAATGTTATCAACACGTTGCAGGCTTCCAGTTTCATCAATCGTGACGCAGCTCGCCAGCACACCGCACAATAACGGGTACACAATCCATCGTACCATAACATCCCCATCTGATATCCACGCGCTTCACTGCCCGGTCCAAGCGACCGGGTCTCTAGGACTTGGTCTCAACTACCGGATCTCTACCTGCGAAGCGCACGGCTATTAGACTGCTTTAACAGGGATTTGTTCACCTTTGGCCTGTTTGGCCAGCGTCCGTTTCGTGCGGTCAATCACA
Above is a window of Photobacterium sp. TY1-4 DNA encoding:
- a CDS encoding LacI family DNA-binding transcriptional regulator; this encodes MATINDVCKLAGVSKATVSRVINHTGQVKPATAEAVYQAMQTLSYKPNSLARALASKRTHTLGLVVSAFEGAYFSSLLQQASATANQAGKQLMIMDGGHSQASELQAITSLVERQVDAVILYTRQMPMDQLKQLITTLSVPLVVMNQMVEGFEAQCVCFGQYEAASEAAELLIAQGHRHIACISGPPDSSNSRLRLQGFQDTLARHQLSPVAVEHGNYFTASGYQACQRLLASGCEFSALFAANDNMAMGAIRALHEAGFRVPEQISVLGFDNDPAGAYLIPSLTTIMLPIEAMAQAAVEQALRLVQGEPISPVRLFSGKLILRESVDQLQKPL
- a CDS encoding alanyl-tRNA editing protein, whose protein sequence is MFPVTATHVLFADHQTQAPAILQVCVAATSGGTWLVTDQTPFHPVSHIWPDHPADRGTCDIAGVAYPVIGCYTGAVELASGQLFVDQAIPVKRNEPGWVFVVVHQIAETVTAQPGESALLQVDVTYQQALSRGHSAGHLSSLALNQVLHQDFWRKDASRKDELGHYDFHGYAQTQSRVTEDCSTDTYRLGKTLRKRGLNSADLIQQLDAVAERVNVLLETWRQGGAAVTMRCEGPALTDSRYWQCELIPGSLITIPCGGTHVRSLADYARITVSFELKEEQELVMITRTAAADEA
- the der gene encoding ribosome biogenesis GTPase Der is translated as MIPVVALVGRPNVGKSTLFNRLTRTRDALVADFPGLTRDRKYGKAELEEHEFIVIDTGGIDGTEDGVETKMAEQSLAAIEEADVVLFLVDGRAGLTAADEAIAKHLRSRDKPTFLVVNKIDGIDADSASAEFWQLGMDAMYQIAAAQNRGVTALMERALAPFAETLKAQAGDGDEIAIEDLTSVEDIEKANLSEADAEAAYKRLQEQPIKMAIIGRPNVGKSTLTNRILGEERVVVYDMPGTTRDSIYIPMEREGQEYVLIDTAGIRRRKNMHQAVEKFSVIQTLKAIEDANVVLMVIDARENISDQDLSLLGFALNAGRSLVIAVNKWDGLDNEVKERVKSELDRRLGFVDFARIHFISALHGTGVGHLYESVKEAYQSATKRISTSMLTRIMQMAQDDHQPPMVRGRRVKLKYAHAGGYNPPIIVVHGNLVHELPGSYKRYLMNYYRKSLEMMGTPIRIQFQSSENPFEGKKQKLTISQERQRKRLTTALKNRDK
- the bamB gene encoding outer membrane protein assembly factor BamB — protein: MQKVWKQAVSVVLATALLAGCAGEEDTIQMAPLPKVESAFTPQSLWSQSVGEGVGHYFSVLKPAVGYGKVFAADRDGVVKALDPADGSVLWEQDLEADVTAKLAGGISLSYGKLFIGSENGEVIALDEETGEIAWRTPVEGEVLAKPLVDEGLVVVNTGRGVLQALDADTGKPAWQLSSEVPNLTLRGDSAPVSISGGIFWGQANGRLAGALMNTGQMLWQQPIGSPKGGTEIDRLVDVDASPVIAGDRLYAVGYNGNLVSIELRTGQAAWKRSYSSAKDFVIDGSQLYLVTEQDHVVAVDIRSGTELWQNPDLEYRLLSAPALINGYVVLGDSEGYLHWLDPMSGEFVAQQQTDGSGIAVPPVVLEDGYLVITRDGRMNKMQMP
- a CDS encoding YfgM family protein; the encoded protein is MDVNITEEQQVEQIKAWWKENGKAVILGAVIGLGGLWGWRYYQGEIQAAKEQASEAYTQAITSLESNPETSVALVQAFITEHEGSQYSVLAALQLAKSLVDLEKLDAAAEQLSWVIAHTQDEAILPIAQTRLARVHAQMGQHDAALAELDKVTAQGWLAKVAELRGDILLEKGDTTAAREAYVQSQQLGASPALQIKLDDLAQ
- the hisS gene encoding histidine--tRNA ligase codes for the protein MAKQIQAIRGMNDCLPSQSPLWQKVETTIKQVVSAYGYSEVRMPIVESTHLFSRAIGEVTDVVEKEMYTFDDRNGDSLTLRPEGTAGCVRSGIQNGLLYNQEQRLWYTGPMFRHERPQKGRYRQFHQFGVEVFGLNGPDVDAELIMMTARMWRELGIDKHVRLELNSIGSLEARANYRQALVTFLEQYVEVLDDDCKRRMHTNPLRVLDTKNMAIQEILRDAPKLSDYLDEESKQHFAGLCELLDAAGIEYQVNERLVRGLDYYNRTVFEWITESLGSQGTVCGGGRYDGLVEQLGGKATPAVGFAMGLERLVLMMETLELTDVRRPVDVYMVTAGEGTMMAGMKLAETLRELVPGLRVMTHFGGGNFKKQFKRADNVGAAVALVLGENEIAAHSVVVKDLRGGEQITMSQDEVAAKLAELI
- the ispG gene encoding flavodoxin-dependent (E)-4-hydroxy-3-methylbut-2-enyl-diphosphate synthase, yielding MHNESPIKRRQSTRIYVGNVPIGDGAPIAVQSMTNTRTTDVDATVAQIKALETVGADIVRVSVPTMDAAEAFKLIKQQVNVPLVADIHFDYRIALKVAEYGVDCLRINPGNIGREDRIRAVVDCARDTNIPIRIGVNGGSLEKDLQQKYGEPTPDALVESALRHVEILDRLNFDQFKVSVKASDVFLAVESYRKLAQQIQQPLHLGITEAGGARAGAVKSAVGLGMLLAEGIGDTLRVSLAADPVEEIKVGFDILKSLRIRSRGINFIACPTCSRQEFDVIGTVNELEERLEDITVPMDVSVIGCVVNGPGEAEVSHMGIAGGNRKSAFYEDGVRQKERFDNDNVIDQLETKIRAKAAMLDLNNRIQITEK
- the rodZ gene encoding cytoskeleton protein RodZ, which translates into the protein MNTEQNEEISTEEVIRPGDMLRQAREQLGYSQKDIASRLRLRLSVINDIEDNKFEQSQLATFTRGYVRSYAKFVGLDEREVLARLDQEGHAQPENHEMQSFSRRTKREAHDNRIMRLTWALAIVFIGMTGVWWWQSLQMEPDALEYAEQQTQPLDESLAGANGEGSLDAEMAGIDYEEPVLTETGSASDLMASEAVTQVEEPAPVTSFDAPSMPVIADGDAGDLADAQAVTAAQEAEPARVIEAITADLQLTFSGDCWIDIRDANGKRLETGIKKSGDVLNLEGAEPYKLVLGAPSVVKISYKGEPVDLSQYPAGKVARFKLPQ
- the pilW gene encoding type IV pilus biogenesis/stability protein PilW; this encodes MVRWIVYPLLCGVLASCVTIDETGSLQRVDNIEASEARVTLGLNYLKAGQWQRARDNLEKALDFAPNYDRALGAMAYYYQQVDEPEAAEAMYRRALRQSPKNGDMQNNYGVFLCSQQRYDEAIAAFEKALKQPDYHQTSASYENAAFCSLKNGAGQQARDYFHKALAYDPYRPKSILQLARLEMDAQNVKEARARLLKFNQRYGYQADSLWLLYQLELQAGRPDTAAQYVELLGQKYPNSQQYQKYLANEY